In Dermacentor variabilis isolate Ectoservices chromosome 11, ASM5094787v1, whole genome shotgun sequence, one genomic interval encodes:
- the LOC142564404 gene encoding uncharacterized protein LOC142564404, translating to MPHPTSKTELRRVRGMANNLARFVPCMAELLQPLSSMMSSRQDFVWGPAQEAAFKKWKTLLSSDPVLGIYDSNMETVVTADASSYGLGAVLRQRQKDGRDLTVADALSRSPLPQTESLELEDEMIQSYLPLVTSSVPVTAPSLQLIAQEQEQDPSKITEERIRPRRAAHGETTVHGPAHVQRKSPAPDTRLPRTGSFREVAASAPEERLRPTPRSEDGVYSVPTFCHGFLMTAGSQNEPSDVIVSKTE from the exons ATGCCACACCCGACGTCCAAGACAGAGTTACGGCGCGTGAGGGGCATGGCAAATAATCTGGCCCGTTTTGTGCCCTGCATGGCGGAACTCCTTCAGCCTCTTTCGTCCATGATGAGCTCAAGACAGGATTTTGTGTGGGGTCCCGCACAGGAAGCCGCCTTCAAGAAGTGGAAGACTCTTCTTTCATCGGACCCTGTTCTGGGAATCTATGATTCAAACATGGAAACAGTGGTCACAGCAGATGCCTCATCATACGGTCTTGGAGCTGTCCTGCGCCAAAGGCAAAAAGACG GCAGGGACTTGACGGTGGCGGACGCGCTTTCTCGGTCACCTCTTCCACAAACTGAATCCCTGGAACTGGAGGACGAGATGATCCAGAGCTATCTGCCATTGGTGACTTCGTCAGTCCCGGTAACAGCGCCGAGTTTACAGCTTATCGCCCAGGAGCAAGAGCAAGACCCG AGCAAGATCACTGAAGAACGGATACGGCCCCGCCGAGCTGCTCATGGGGAGACGACTGTGCATGGCCCTGCCCACGTCCAGCGAAAGTCTCCAGCCCCGGACACCAGACTTCCAAGAACTGGCAGCTTTCGAGAGGTCGCAGCGTCAGCGCCAGAAGAGAGACTACGACCGACGCCACGGA GTGAAGATGGCGTCTATTCTGTTCCGACTTTCTGCCACGGCTTCCTAATGACGGCGGGGTCGCAGAATGAGCCTAGTGATGTTATTGTGTCAAAAACGGAGTGA
- the LOC142563263 gene encoding venom metalloproteinase antarease-like TfasMP_A: protein MVSDSGDSYRAALTAAHEIAHALGSAHDGEGASKGCPASERHLMNPYNTERTATYSRCSLRAINKFLKKPQAICLFGHVDFNFPELTTRLENNPQLRYQRIQACEKRMSKGQEISSIECVKFWRL, encoded by the exons ATGGTGTCGGACAGTGGTGACTCGTACAGAGCAGCCTTGACCGCTGCCCACGAAATAGCGCATGC GCTCGGATCTGCTCACGATGGAGAAGGAGCATCCAAAGGGTGTCCAGCGAGTGAGCGTCACCTAATGAACCCCTATAATACAGAGAGAACAGCAACGTACTCACGCTGCAGCCTACGCGCCATCAATAAATTTTTGAA GAAACCCCAAGCTATCTGCTTGTTTGGACACGTAGACTTCAACTTTCCTGAATTGACCACAAGGCTTGAGAACAATCCACAACTTAGGTATCAAAGGATTCAAGCATGTGAAAAACGCATGAGTAAAGGGCAGGAAATCTCTTCCATTGAG TGCGTTAAATTTTGGCGGCTCTGA